Genomic window (Chloroflexota bacterium):
GTTGATATTGGCAACATCACCACCCGCGCCGCCCTGTTTGATATTGTGAGCGGCGACTTCCGCTTTGTGGCGGGCGGCGAAGCCCGTTCCACCGCCGAGCCGCCGTACGCCAACGTGGAAGAAGGACTGCACCACGCGCTGGAAGAATTGCAGAAGGTGACGGGCCGCGCCTTCGTGGACGCCAATGATCGGGTGATCATTCCTACCGCGCCCGACGGCAACGGGGTGGATTCTTTTGCCGCCACGGCCAGCGTCGGCGATCCACTGCGAGTAGCGGTGGTGGGGCTGATGCCCAACATCTCATTGTCCAGCGCCCACCGGCTGGCGGCTTCCACTTATGCTCTGGTCGGCGAAGCGCTGGGGCTGGGGGATCGCCGTCGCGAAGCGCAACAGTTGGACGCCCTGCTGGCGGCCAAGCCCGAAGTCGTCATCATCGCCGGCGGCACCGAAAACGGATCGCAAAGCGCCGTGTTGCGCCTGGCCGAGACTGTGGCCCTGGCCTCGCGCCGCATGCCTGAAGGCACGCGGCCTGAAATTCTTTTTGCCGGCAACGGCGCGATGCAGGACAAAATCAAAGCCATGTTCGAAGGCCTGTCGGAGGTGTTCGTGGCCGACAACCTCCGGCCCGAACTCGACAACGAGATTATTGCCCCGGCCCGCCGCCAACTGGCCTGGCTCTACGAACACATCCGCCTGGCCAGCTTTGGCGGTTACACCGACCTTTCTCAGTGGGGCACGGGGAGCGTCACACCCACCGCCACCGCCTTCGGCAACGTCATTCGCTTCATGAGCGAAACGTCCGGCAACAAGAGCACGCTGGGCGTGGATGTCGGCTCGATGTCTACGGTGATGGCCGCCGCGACCGGAGACGACCTGGTTCTCACCGTGCGGCCTGACGTGGGCGTGGGCCACAGCGCCCTGCGCCTGCTGAGCCAGGCTAAGCTGGATCACATTTCGCGCTGGTTGCCCGAAGATTTCTCCGACGACGAAGTGCGCGACTACGTTTACAACAAGAGCCTGGCCCCGGCCACCGTGCCGCACGAACTGCGCGAGATTTATCTGGAGCACGCGCTGGCTCGCCAGTGTTTGCAGGCAACGTTTGCCACCGCCCGGCCAGCCTGGGCCGGCAAGGTCAAAGCCACTTACGGCGGCCTGATGCCGGCCTTTGAAACCATCATTGGCAGTGGCGCGGTTCTGGGGCGTGCCCCTCGCTTTGGGCAGGCGGCGCTGATGATGGTTGACGGACTGCAACCCACCGGCGTGGTTACGCTAATGCTGGATATGCACAACCTTCTGCCCGCTGTCGGGGCGGCGGCCATGCAAAACCCCATTGCCGCCGCGCAGGTGTTGCAGTCGCAGAGCTTCGCCAGTCTGGGCGTGGTCGTGTCGCTGGTGGGCGAGGCTCGCCTCGGCCAGAATGTGGTGCGCGTAAAACTCAACCCAACGCAGGGCGAGGCTGTTGATATGAAAGTGCCTTACGGCTCGCTCGAAGTCTTGCGCCTGCCGCCCGGCCAGGAAGCCAAACTCACCGTTCAACCGTTGCGCGGCTTCGATGCCGGGTTTGGTGCCGGCGTTTCCAAGACCATGACGATCACCGGCGGTGAAGTGGGCGTGATTATTGACGCCCGTGGCCGCCCCATCGAATTCCCGGCCACCCCTGAGAAACAGCGCGACGCCGTGAGCAGGTGGTGCGCCAGGTTGGGAGAGTACGGCATATAAATCCCAAAACCCAACTCCCAAGTTGGCCCAAATCTTGCAATGTATATTCCAACCACCACTCACGTTCTGCCCCTCGTCACCATCAGCCGCGACCGGATGTTGCCCCGCCCCGGCGAACTGCTGGTGCAGGAGGGCGATCGCGTCGAAGCCACGACCCTCCTGGCTCGCGCCGACACAGTGGCCCGGCACTATATTTACGACCTGACTCAACGCCTGCAAGTGCCGGCCGCCGAAGTTGAAAATTACGTCAAGGTGCCGCCGGGCGAAATTGTCGAGAAGGGCGCCGTGCTGGCCGTGCGCCCCATCATGCTTGGCCTGAGCAACCTCTCGGTGAAAGCTCCAGTCAATGGCGTGATGGTGGATGTGGTGAACGGGAAATTGTTGTTTGCGGCGGCGGGCGGCGGCATCGAACTGCGCGCCATGTTCGCCGGGACTGTGACCAACATCGTGCCCGAGCATGGCGCAACCATCGCAGTTCCTGGCGCGCTGGTGCAGGGCATGTGGGGTTCAGGCCGTCAGAGCTATGGCATTATGCGCGCCGCCACGACTGCTCCCGATCAGGCCATCAATCCCTCGGCCCTCGACGAGGGAAGCAAGGGCATGATTCTGGTGGGCGGCACTGCCGACCAAAAAGCGTTGCGGGGCGCAGAGACGGTGAAGGTGCGCGGCATGGTGTTGGGGAGCGTCCCGGCCTCGCTCATCTCCACCCTTCGGGCGTTGTCGTATCCGGTGATCATCACCGAAAGTTTTGGCGGAACGACCATGAGCGAAGCCGCCTGGAGTTTGCTTAGCAACCACGACGGGCGTGAGGCGATGATAGATGGCCGACCTGCCGACCGCTGGACAAGCCACCGGCCTGAACTCATCATCCCCCTTCCGTCGCCGGGGTCGCCGCCGGCTCCAACCGAAGGCGGGCCGCTGGTGGTGGGGCGGCGGGTGAGGGTGTTAAGGCCGCCGCACCAGGGCGCGGTGGGCATCCTTCAACAACTGGTGGAGCGGCCTCAGAATCTGCCCAGCGGCCTGCAAGCGCCGGGCGCTTACGTGGAACTGGAAGGCCGGGAGGCCGAATTGATTCCACTGGCAAATTTGGAGGTATTCGAGTGATTGGCCGGGCCTTGTGGCGCGCTTTCAATTAATAAGTATACTACTCGGCTAATCATATTGAGGAGAGTAAACACCCATGACAGACTTTGATCCCGATTCCGAAATTGAGCCTGAAGAGGAAGAAGAGGAAGATTCTGCGCCTGAGCAGTCCAATCGCACCTTCGTCATTGTGGCGATTGCCTTCGGCGGCCTGTTCGTCGTCGGTATGATCTGCATCGGCCTGTACCTGTTCCTGATCGCGCCCCGGCAGAACGCCAACCGCGATGCGACGGCGGTTGCTATCGTTGCAACCAATGCTCAGGTGGAGACGAGCGCCTTCCTGACGGCCAACCCGGCCACCAACACGCCCGTGCCCACCGACACGCCGCCACCCACCGAGACCGATGTGCCGCTGATCACCAACACGCCCGTGATCGCCGTTACCGTGATCACCGATACGCCGACAATTACCAACACGCCCGGCCCCACCTTTACGCCCAGCCGCACACCTACAGGTGTTCAGCAGGGCCTCAGCGGCGGCGCTGGAAGCGGCACGCCCACGCGAGTGGGCGGCGGCACGACGACAACCGCCGTGGCTGGAATAGGCGGCGGCACGGTGACGCCGACCTTCACCCGCGCGCCCACGCGCGCCGGCACAGGCACGCCTGACATCTTCGGCGGCGGCAGCGGCGATCTCACCCCCACGCCCACAGCTTTGCCCAACACCGGCTTTGCCGACGAGTTCGGCGGGCCGGGGTTGTTCATTGGCGCGCTGGTGCTCATCGCCATCCTCTTCGTCGTAAGACGATTGCGACTGCAGAA
Coding sequences:
- a CDS encoding glutamate mutase L — translated: MTTAPTDSILVVDIGNITTRAALFDIVSGDFRFVAGGEARSTAEPPYANVEEGLHHALEELQKVTGRAFVDANDRVIIPTAPDGNGVDSFAATASVGDPLRVAVVGLMPNISLSSAHRLAASTYALVGEALGLGDRRREAQQLDALLAAKPEVVIIAGGTENGSQSAVLRLAETVALASRRMPEGTRPEILFAGNGAMQDKIKAMFEGLSEVFVADNLRPELDNEIIAPARRQLAWLYEHIRLASFGGYTDLSQWGTGSVTPTATAFGNVIRFMSETSGNKSTLGVDVGSMSTVMAAATGDDLVLTVRPDVGVGHSALRLLSQAKLDHISRWLPEDFSDDEVRDYVYNKSLAPATVPHELREIYLEHALARQCLQATFATARPAWAGKVKATYGGLMPAFETIIGSGAVLGRAPRFGQAALMMVDGLQPTGVVTLMLDMHNLLPAVGAAAMQNPIAAAQVLQSQSFASLGVVVSLVGEARLGQNVVRVKLNPTQGEAVDMKVPYGSLEVLRLPPGQEAKLTVQPLRGFDAGFGAGVSKTMTITGGEVGVIIDARGRPIEFPATPEKQRDAVSRWCARLGEYGI